The following proteins are encoded in a genomic region of Myxosarcina sp. GI1:
- a CDS encoding MAPEG family protein, translating into MTQESIFSPFFATIFLTLCVWVYMYIRRISFINSQKVKPQDLVGYNALAKLSPPQVSNPSDNLKNLFEIPVIFYAIVLYLFDTKQVDFIYLYAAWTFVIFRVLHSVVHCTFNLILLRFYLYLFATLAVWFMVLRAAFVYLNF; encoded by the coding sequence ATGACACAAGAATCAATTTTCAGTCCCTTTTTTGCCACAATATTTTTGACACTTTGCGTTTGGGTATATATGTATATTCGTCGCATCAGTTTTATTAATAGTCAAAAAGTCAAGCCACAGGATTTGGTTGGCTATAATGCACTGGCAAAGCTTTCGCCACCTCAAGTATCTAATCCATCAGATAATTTAAAAAATCTGTTTGAGATTCCAGTAATTTTTTATGCTATTGTGCTATATCTTTTTGACACCAAACAAGTTGATTTTATATACTTATATGCAGCTTGGACTTTTGTTATTTTTCGCGTTCTGCATAGCGTCGTTCACTGCACTTTTAATTTAATTTTGCTGCGGTTTTACTTGTACTTGTTCGCTACTTTGGCAGTATGGTTTATGGTACTTCGCGCCGCTTTTGTCTACCTCAATTTTTAG
- a CDS encoding TnsD family Tn7-like transposition protein → MERGYTNTTGRVKQEKLIDDFLYFYDTEFLEVIDSTVAYEDKSNWLFQIVRKPRKIFHLFGYLVVEEIFSPRQDNLRALYEPR, encoded by the coding sequence ATTGAAAGAGGTTATACCAACACTACGGGGAGAGTAAAGCAAGAAAAGTTAATTGATGATTTTCTCTATTTCTACGACACGGAGTTTTTAGAAGTTATAGATTCAACCGTAGCTTATGAAGATAAAAGTAATTGGCTGTTTCAAATAGTTAGGAAGCCTCGTAAAATATTTCATCTGTTTGGCTATTTAGTAGTGGAAGAGATCTTCTCGCCGCGACAAGATAATTTAAGAGCGCTCTATGAGCCTAGATAG
- a CDS encoding PRC-barrel domain-containing protein has translation MKEIPLDATVICLDGECGKSSHVIIENNSQQVTHLVVKSSNFLESHKYLVPIGAVITTNSEAIELSCTKKELAAMPSFTEMRFLNPNTAKFEPLENFDEESIYQSSSHLMWSDLMWSDPLYGESTLSMPIETELIPDGEIAIHRGASIEATDGHIGKVEGFSIDPEDKHLTHLVLQAGHFWHKKELTIPLSAIARMDEEYIYLKLDKRAVKSLSVSKPS, from the coding sequence ATGAAAGAAATTCCTTTAGATGCTACCGTTATCTGTCTTGATGGCGAATGTGGTAAATCAAGCCATGTAATTATCGAAAACAACAGTCAGCAAGTTACTCATTTGGTAGTCAAAAGTTCTAATTTTTTAGAATCTCATAAATATTTGGTGCCGATTGGAGCAGTAATAACTACAAATTCTGAAGCGATCGAGTTGTCCTGCACTAAAAAAGAACTAGCAGCTATGCCTTCTTTTACCGAGATGCGGTTTTTAAATCCTAATACCGCTAAATTTGAACCGCTAGAAAACTTCGATGAAGAGTCAATATATCAAAGCAGTTCTCATTTGATGTGGTCGGATTTGATGTGGTCAGATCCGCTATATGGCGAAAGCACATTATCTATGCCGATAGAAACAGAATTGATTCCCGATGGAGAAATAGCAATCCATAGAGGGGCATCAATAGAAGCTACTGACGGGCATATTGGCAAAGTAGAGGGGTTTTCAATCGATCCAGAAGATAAACATCTCACTCATTTAGTACTGCAAGCAGGACATTTCTGGCACAAAAAAGAGTTGACTATACCCTTATCAGCGATCGCCCGTATGGATGAAGAATATATCTATTTAAAACTTGACAAACGAGCAGTGAAATCTCTTTCAGTTTCAAAACCTAGTTAA
- a CDS encoding IS630 family transposase produces the protein MRKDLGNQIQKALLRSALAPQERGRKSQGFPRWTLKRFVHWLKQKWKINCCRETVRKTLKQMGFSWKKAKKLLNKGNTAKRAEFVEQITELLEDALHQKRLIIYIDEAHIHLDTDEGYGWSIRGERFWVSSSSPGRKKVSFYGVYLYNQAQTRIFPYEKAEKINTIDVLKKLRVEFPQQQITVVWDGAPYHRAKVVTEAASAMDIHLLQLPGYSPDFMPVEHLWQWLREDITYHVCYDQQQELISAVADFQHLINTTPLFLSDRLWVKKHLDPEEEKLRFSK, from the coding sequence GTGCGAAAAGATTTAGGGAATCAAATCCAGAAAGCTCTTTTAAGGTCAGCATTAGCACCACAAGAAAGAGGGAGGAAATCTCAAGGGTTTCCACGTTGGACGTTAAAAAGATTCGTCCACTGGCTGAAACAGAAGTGGAAGATAAATTGTTGTCGAGAGACAGTCAGAAAAACTCTTAAGCAGATGGGTTTTTCCTGGAAGAAAGCGAAGAAGTTGCTTAATAAAGGCAATACCGCCAAAAGAGCTGAATTTGTCGAACAAATTACTGAATTATTAGAGGATGCACTTCATCAAAAGCGATTAATTATCTATATTGATGAAGCCCATATACATTTAGATACCGATGAAGGTTACGGTTGGTCAATTCGGGGAGAAAGGTTTTGGGTCAGCTCTAGTTCTCCTGGAAGAAAGAAAGTCTCTTTTTATGGTGTTTACCTCTATAATCAGGCGCAAACCAGAATTTTTCCTTATGAGAAAGCAGAGAAAATTAATACCATTGATGTTCTCAAAAAGTTGCGAGTCGAATTTCCCCAGCAACAAATAACTGTGGTTTGGGATGGCGCACCATATCATCGTGCTAAAGTGGTCACCGAGGCAGCATCAGCAATGGACATCCATCTTCTACAATTACCTGGCTATAGCCCAGATTTTATGCCTGTCGAACATCTTTGGCAATGGCTCAGAGAAGACATAACTTATCATGTTTGTTATGACCAACAACAAGAGTTAATTTCTGCTGTTGCTGATTTTCAGCATCTAATTAATACTACTCCACTGTTTTTAAGCGATCGCTTGTGGGTTAAAAAACACCTCGATCCAGAAGAAGAAAAACTACGGTTTTCAAAGTAG
- a CDS encoding energy transducer TonB, which produces MTTSKFCLQQRQQERQQLKKLLVFGFASSALLHGILVYAFPRWSFESTKIAEKPMEITIVNKPEPKPQPEPKPVVEQPKSEPQPKPKPVVEQSKPKPQPKPVVEQPKPELPTAKTPPVKTPKPVKTETPPKPTPKKVLTSSTPAPSPAVATAPEKEKTQPNLNNSTNESNSVSETSSSNTDTPSKIATGSSTPSPPEPSSSGGISCISNCQPEYPASLEGAEGSAGIKLTVDANGNVTSATIASANSNSQLNRQALLAARKMKFSSSDSSASVGVTINFTVAGSEYDRAARQEQKERERAARERQEREAARQQQLERERQARQEQLERERQTESPPQQPSVSEPSTTPKPMPAPAETEVDDEILQKFRDRIERYQQ; this is translated from the coding sequence ATGACTACTTCTAAATTTTGTCTTCAACAACGTCAGCAGGAACGACAACAACTGAAAAAACTACTTGTATTTGGTTTTGCTAGTTCGGCATTATTGCATGGCATACTTGTTTATGCTTTTCCTCGGTGGTCTTTTGAGTCAACAAAAATAGCCGAAAAACCGATGGAGATAACTATTGTCAATAAGCCAGAACCAAAACCCCAGCCCGAACCTAAGCCAGTAGTCGAGCAACCAAAATCCGAACCACAACCCAAACCCAAACCAGTAGTCGAGCAATCAAAACCCAAACCTCAACCTAAACCAGTAGTCGAGCAACCAAAACCCGAACTACCAACAGCTAAAACCCCTCCTGTAAAAACACCCAAACCCGTTAAAACCGAAACACCACCAAAACCAACGCCGAAGAAAGTTCTAACTTCTTCCACTCCAGCACCCTCACCAGCAGTTGCTACCGCACCAGAGAAAGAAAAAACTCAACCTAACTTAAATAATTCTACTAATGAGAGTAACTCGGTGTCAGAGACTTCTAGCAGCAACACAGATACGCCAAGTAAGATTGCCACTGGAAGTAGCACCCCATCACCTCCCGAACCCAGTAGCAGTGGAGGAATTAGCTGTATTAGTAACTGCCAACCAGAATATCCTGCCTCATTAGAAGGAGCCGAAGGCAGTGCGGGAATAAAATTAACTGTCGATGCCAATGGGAATGTTACCAGTGCCACAATTGCTTCTGCCAATAGCAACAGCCAACTCAATCGACAAGCTTTGCTTGCTGCCAGAAAGATGAAATTTAGTTCCAGTGACAGTAGCGCATCGGTGGGAGTAACAATTAATTTTACCGTAGCTGGTTCGGAATACGATCGCGCCGCCCGCCAGGAACAAAAAGAACGGGAACGAGCCGCAAGAGAACGGCAAGAACGCGAAGCCGCACGTCAACAGCAGCTAGAGCGTGAAAGACAGGCACGCCAGGAACAGTTGGAAAGGGAAAGACAGACAGAATCACCACCACAGCAGCCATCTGTTTCCGAGCCATCAACCACACCAAAACCAATGCCCGCTCCCGCAGAAACCGAAGTTGACGACGAGATATTACAGAAGTTTCGCGATCGCATCGAGAGATATCAACAATGA
- a CDS encoding biopolymer transporter ExbD, giving the protein MRPINETEDNFEINILPMIDVIFSILAFFIISSLFLTRSQGLPVDLPSAQTAEPEQSVQLNITIEADGKMFLDKQPIQLNALEGALTDKIAPDSESLVIINADEKVEHGTVVKVMDRLRQVPGARMAIAAEQE; this is encoded by the coding sequence ATGCGACCCATTAATGAGACTGAAGATAATTTTGAAATCAATATTTTGCCGATGATTGACGTGATTTTCTCAATTTTGGCATTTTTTATTATCTCTAGTTTGTTTTTGACGCGATCGCAAGGATTGCCAGTAGACTTACCTTCGGCGCAAACAGCAGAACCAGAACAGTCGGTGCAGCTAAATATTACTATCGAAGCTGACGGCAAGATGTTTTTAGACAAACAACCAATTCAATTAAATGCTCTTGAAGGTGCATTGACTGACAAGATCGCGCCTGATTCCGAATCATTAGTAATTATCAACGCCGATGAAAAAGTCGAACACGGTACTGTAGTTAAGGTGATGGATCGCTTGCGTCAAGTACCAGGGGCAAGAATGGCGATCGCAGCAGAACAGGAGTAG
- a CDS encoding Mu transposase C-terminal domain-containing protein, with product MNSESTSETNSKLAISDLEDDREIVITSQLEGKAKERLEVIQSLLEPCDRATYGERLRAGAKKLDISVRSVQRLFKKYQEQGLTALVSTNRVDKGNRRISSFWQDFILQTYIQGNKGSKRMSPKQVAIRVQAKASEIKDNKPPSYKTVLRLLKPIQKKKERTIRSPGWQGTTLSVKTRDGQDIQINHSNQVWQCDHTLVDVLLVDRHGELIGRPWLTTVVDSYSRCVMGINLGFDAPSSLVVALALRHSILPKNYSQDFQLYCDWGVFGLPECLFTDGGKDFRSNHLEEIATQLGFIRKLRDRPSEGGIVERPFKTLNQSLFSTLPGYTGSNVQERPKDAEKDARLTLRDLEMLIVRFIVDKYNQSTIAGKDEQTRYQRWEAGLIKDPKIISERELDICLMKSKRRTVQRGGHLQFENIIYRGEYLAGYEGDIVNVRYNPINITTILVYRREQGKEVFLTRAHALGWETEIHSLSEARASVKRLRQAKKKISNESIHQEILLRDSAVDKKKSRKQRQKEEQSYKLITSPKVVAQDIESQEIERDISAEIADVEVWDFDELEDE from the coding sequence ATGAATAGTGAAAGCACTTCCGAAACAAATTCAAAATTAGCTATATCTGATTTGGAAGACGACCGAGAAATAGTCATTACTTCTCAGCTAGAAGGAAAAGCAAAAGAGAGACTGGAGGTCATTCAAAGTTTGCTCGAACCCTGCGATCGCGCTACTTACGGGGAGAGATTAAGAGCGGGCGCAAAAAAACTCGATATTTCAGTGCGTTCGGTACAGCGACTATTTAAGAAGTATCAAGAGCAAGGTTTGACTGCTTTAGTTTCTACAAACAGAGTCGACAAAGGAAATCGTCGAATTAGTTCATTTTGGCAAGATTTTATTCTTCAAACCTATATACAAGGAAATAAAGGTAGTAAAAGAATGAGTCCAAAGCAAGTTGCTATAAGAGTACAAGCCAAAGCATCGGAAATTAAAGACAATAAGCCACCGAGTTATAAAACTGTATTGAGATTACTCAAACCAATTCAAAAGAAAAAAGAAAGAACTATTCGTTCTCCTGGGTGGCAAGGTACGACTCTATCAGTTAAAACTCGTGATGGACAAGATATTCAGATTAACCATAGTAATCAAGTCTGGCAATGCGACCATACTCTTGTGGATGTTTTGTTAGTAGATCGACATGGTGAATTAATTGGTCGTCCTTGGCTTACTACTGTAGTTGATAGTTATTCTCGTTGTGTGATGGGAATAAACTTGGGTTTTGATGCTCCTAGCTCTCTAGTGGTAGCTTTGGCGTTACGCCATAGTATTCTGCCAAAAAATTATAGTCAAGATTTTCAATTGTATTGTGATTGGGGAGTATTTGGATTACCAGAATGTTTGTTTACTGACGGAGGAAAAGATTTCCGCTCTAATCACTTAGAGGAAATTGCTACCCAATTGGGTTTTATTCGTAAGTTACGCGATCGCCCTTCGGAAGGAGGCATTGTCGAGCGTCCCTTTAAAACTTTGAATCAGTCTTTATTTTCTACTTTACCTGGTTATACTGGCTCAAATGTTCAAGAGCGTCCCAAAGATGCGGAGAAAGATGCTCGATTAACTTTGAGAGATTTGGAGATGTTAATCGTACGCTTTATCGTCGATAAATACAATCAAAGTACGATCGCTGGCAAAGACGAACAAACCCGCTATCAACGTTGGGAAGCAGGATTGATAAAAGATCCAAAGATTATTTCCGAGCGAGAATTAGATATCTGCTTAATGAAATCTAAAAGACGTACCGTTCAAAGGGGGGGACATCTACAGTTTGAAAATATTATTTATCGTGGTGAATATTTAGCTGGTTACGAAGGAGATATTGTTAATGTTCGATACAATCCTATAAATATTACAACGATTCTGGTCTATCGTCGAGAGCAAGGCAAAGAAGTGTTTTTAACTCGCGCTCATGCCCTGGGTTGGGAAACAGAGATACATTCTTTATCTGAAGCAAGGGCATCTGTGAAACGCCTACGTCAAGCAAAAAAGAAAATAAGTAACGAATCGATACATCAAGAAATTCTTCTTAGAGATAGTGCAGTAGACAAGAAGAAAAGTCGCAAGCAAAGGCAAAAAGAGGAGCAAAGCTATAAGTTAATTACTTCACCAAAAGTTGTTGCTCAAGACATCGAATCACAAGAAATAGAACGAGATATTTCAGCAGAAATTGCTGATGTAGAAGTGTGGGATTTTGACGAACTAGAAGACGAATAA
- a CDS encoding HhoA/HhoB/HtrA family serine endopeptidase: MKLFSNKLGVYFGILALGGGAGFWGSRYFRQEQIAIEQSPVYPQTVSTLATSPSNFDFSENVNFIATAVQKVGPAVVRIDASRQISSALPDILPNEPFLRRYFDNPNPSLPDKVERGTGSGFIISSDGRLITNAHVVDGTERVQVTLKDGQVYQGEVLGTDSVTDVAVVKIDAVSLPTVTLGNTQGLTPGEWAIAIGNPLGLDNTVTVGIVSAIGRSSSQVGVPDKRVRFIQTDAAINPGNSGGPLLNANGEVIGINTAIRADAQGLGFAIPIETAQRIAAQLFAKGKADHPYLGIHMITLNDRAKEEINSQSKLNFKVNKNTGVLIVRVIADSPAERAGLQPGDIIDKVGDRLVTDSNQVQEQVENSQIGEALSVEVTRKGKVKIIEVRPGIFPDTTSE; the protein is encoded by the coding sequence ATGAAACTTTTCTCTAACAAGCTGGGTGTTTATTTTGGCATATTAGCATTAGGCGGTGGCGCGGGATTTTGGGGTAGCCGTTATTTCAGGCAAGAGCAGATAGCAATCGAACAGTCTCCAGTGTATCCCCAGACAGTTTCGACTTTAGCAACTTCACCAAGTAATTTTGACTTTAGTGAAAACGTTAACTTTATTGCTACGGCGGTTCAAAAAGTGGGTCCTGCGGTAGTTCGGATTGATGCTTCACGTCAGATTTCTTCGGCACTGCCAGATATTTTACCCAACGAACCATTTCTCAGGCGTTATTTTGATAATCCCAATCCGTCTCTGCCAGATAAAGTAGAACGAGGAACTGGATCGGGTTTTATTATTAGTTCTGATGGTCGTCTGATTACTAATGCTCATGTAGTTGACGGCACCGAGCGAGTTCAAGTGACTTTAAAAGACGGTCAAGTCTATCAGGGAGAAGTATTGGGTACCGATTCAGTTACAGATGTAGCAGTAGTAAAAATTGATGCTGTTTCCCTACCGACAGTAACATTAGGAAATACTCAAGGGCTAACACCAGGAGAGTGGGCGATCGCTATTGGCAATCCTTTAGGTTTGGATAATACAGTTACGGTAGGGATTGTTAGTGCCATTGGTCGTTCTAGTTCTCAAGTTGGAGTCCCCGACAAACGAGTGAGATTTATTCAAACCGATGCGGCGATTAATCCTGGTAACTCTGGAGGTCCTTTACTAAATGCTAATGGTGAAGTGATTGGCATTAACACCGCCATTCGCGCCGATGCTCAAGGTTTGGGCTTTGCCATTCCTATCGAAACCGCACAGCGCATTGCCGCTCAATTGTTTGCCAAAGGTAAAGCCGATCATCCCTATTTGGGGATTCACATGATAACTCTTAATGACAGAGCCAAAGAAGAGATTAATTCTCAAAGCAAGCTTAATTTTAAAGTAAATAAAAATACTGGGGTATTGATAGTTAGAGTGATTGCTGATTCTCCTGCCGAACGCGCTGGTTTACAGCCAGGAGATATTATTGACAAAGTAGGCGATCGCCTGGTGACAGACTCTAATCAGGTACAAGAACAAGTAGAAAACAGTCAAATTGGCGAAGCTTTGAGCGTAGAAGTAACTCGAAAAGGTAAAGTAAAGATTATTGAAGTTAGACCGGGCATTTTTCCCGACACTACCTCTGAGTAA
- a CDS encoding MotA/TolQ/ExbB proton channel family protein translates to MSIDSIWTAGGIVSIPLLGFSLLALSLIIERIIFWWRVKNKQRRIVKEVLFLYRSDPLSAIAKLKKNARLPIARIFLEAMELEQPTPDEFRLALDSATQAEIPILRKFGTWFQTIITASPLLGLLGTILGLIQSFAAIDLGNAAATNSAGVTGGLSEALISTVMGLVVAIFTLLFANAFRGLYLRELAFIQEYGGQLELINRRYHQGVREYATH, encoded by the coding sequence ATGTCAATCGATAGTATTTGGACGGCAGGAGGAATAGTCAGTATTCCCTTGCTAGGATTTTCTTTATTGGCTTTATCCTTAATTATCGAACGGATAATTTTTTGGTGGCGAGTCAAAAACAAACAACGTCGCATTGTCAAAGAAGTTTTATTTTTGTATCGCAGCGATCCTTTAAGTGCGATCGCCAAATTAAAAAAGAACGCTCGTCTACCGATAGCGCGAATATTTTTAGAAGCAATGGAATTAGAACAGCCAACACCCGACGAGTTTCGCCTGGCTTTGGATAGTGCTACTCAGGCAGAAATACCAATTTTAAGAAAATTTGGCACCTGGTTTCAAACGATTATTACCGCTTCGCCTTTACTGGGACTATTGGGGACAATTTTGGGCTTAATCCAGTCTTTTGCCGCAATAGATTTGGGTAATGCTGCTGCAACTAATTCTGCTGGAGTTACGGGTGGATTGAGCGAGGCTTTAATCTCTACAGTTATGGGACTGGTAGTAGCAATTTTTACTTTATTGTTTGCTAATGCGTTTCGCGGTTTGTATCTGCGAGAGTTAGCATTTATTCAAGAATATGGCGGTCAGTTAGAATTAATCAATCGTCGTTATCATCAGGGAGTGAGAGAATATGCGACCCATTAA
- a CDS encoding TniB family NTP-binding protein, whose product MTEAKAIADKLGKIELDEEWVQKEIARLNRKSTVALEHIKELHDWLDGKRKSRRSCRIVGKSRTGKTVACEAYVMRNKLNKPPQERQTKNQIPIEPVIMIMPPQKCGAKELFREIIECLKFRAVKGTISEFRSRAMDVLQKCQVEMLIIDEADRLKPETFSEVRDIYDKLEIAVVLVGTERLDTAVKRDEQVENRFRANRRFGTLEGINFKKTVEIWEEKILKLPVASNLTNKTTWKILLIATEGFIGRLDEILREAAIASLSQGHKKVDPKILKEIAREYS is encoded by the coding sequence GTGACTGAAGCTAAAGCAATTGCCGATAAATTAGGCAAAATTGAATTGGATGAAGAATGGGTACAAAAAGAAATTGCCCGTTTAAATCGAAAAAGTACAGTAGCTCTAGAACATATTAAAGAATTACACGATTGGCTAGATGGGAAGCGTAAATCAAGGCGATCTTGTCGGATAGTAGGAAAGTCGAGAACGGGAAAAACAGTTGCTTGTGAAGCTTATGTCATGAGAAATAAGCTAAACAAACCACCTCAAGAGAGACAAACTAAAAATCAAATCCCCATCGAACCTGTAATCATGATTATGCCTCCACAAAAATGTGGTGCTAAAGAGTTATTTAGAGAGATTATTGAATGCCTGAAGTTCAGGGCAGTTAAAGGAACTATTTCAGAGTTTAGAAGTAGGGCAATGGATGTTTTGCAAAAGTGTCAGGTGGAAATGCTAATTATTGATGAAGCGGATCGCTTAAAACCTGAGACGTTTTCGGAAGTAAGAGACATTTATGACAAGCTAGAAATAGCTGTAGTTTTAGTGGGAACAGAGCGGCTTGATACAGCAGTTAAAAGAGACGAGCAGGTTGAGAATCGTTTTAGAGCTAATCGTCGCTTTGGTACGTTAGAGGGAATAAATTTTAAGAAAACAGTGGAAATTTGGGAGGAAAAAATTCTTAAGCTTCCTGTGGCTTCCAATTTAACTAATAAAACTACATGGAAAATTTTGCTTATAGCTACTGAAGGTTTTATTGGTAGACTCGATGAGATTTTGCGAGAAGCTGCGATCGCATCTCTATCTCAAGGACATAAAAAAGTCGATCCCAAAATTCTTAAAGAGATAGCCAGGGAGTATTCATGA
- a CDS encoding transcriptional regulator: protein MNNTKEAQLWLFPVEPSNGESLSHFLGRFRRSNHLSPSALGDLAGIGGVVARWERFHLNPFPTDEQFQALAEVVDVDSSTLREMLPPKGTGMKCDRHNLKLISKCPNCRAKFKMPALWEYGCCHRCRLPFAAIAQYQQSV, encoded by the coding sequence ATGAATAATACCAAAGAAGCTCAACTTTGGCTTTTTCCTGTCGAGCCAAGTAACGGAGAAAGCCTCAGTCATTTTCTAGGGAGATTTAGAAGAAGCAATCATCTTTCTCCTAGTGCATTAGGAGATTTGGCAGGTATTGGTGGAGTTGTGGCTCGTTGGGAGAGATTTCACCTCAATCCTTTTCCTACAGATGAGCAGTTTCAGGCTTTAGCTGAGGTTGTTGATGTGGATAGCTCGACACTAAGAGAAATGCTGCCACCGAAAGGAACGGGAATGAAATGCGATCGCCACAATCTCAAGCTTATTTCTAAATGTCCCAATTGCCGAGCCAAGTTTAAAATGCCTGCTCTATGGGAGTATGGTTGTTGTCATCGGTGTCGTTTGCCTTTTGCTGCGATCGCTCAATACCAACAGTCAGTATAG
- a CDS encoding helicase C-terminal domain-containing protein — MFEVEVHSVLRDFIKERGDRNWAHHLTMARLVARALRLERSALMQTGSSVSKYCWSYLMPVLWGERSVLLVAPRSVLQYLLTEEIPQLQDWLETSKPVRIGDRWEAGDSLLLTTPESWLSDRLKVQHRFPANIPTIIDRAEDLEQWTRKLLTINLSISDWNRLMESAPQYVETIRDTKVKLTKAIFSRPQNPYQCYLLSGIEPELIQNLCAKLASETLLTPKFSDFWQLWQERPSIIWSSRDRERGVFELYLAPVEVATSLQPIWQRQPVVVTGSFLDLDASAPIYRHELGIEDILCLKFSPDRQYEPIQLYIPDRLPMHNTPQFQPAVLQQVKLLVGLSNNIARPVVILVEDVPLQAQVGSVLASEFGSRVRVEDSRNLSDRGILVCGWSFWKLHQDKLPVPQLLIVVTLPLPSLENPLVASRVTYYKKQRQDWFRYYLLPSALRRLQQAIVPLRESQGVVALLDNRVNFRSYGKTILAALEPCARINYIDPSWFGYLGS, encoded by the coding sequence GTGTTTGAAGTAGAAGTTCATTCTGTTCTGCGAGATTTTATTAAAGAGCGAGGCGATCGCAATTGGGCGCATCATTTAACGATGGCGAGACTAGTTGCTAGAGCTTTGCGTTTGGAGCGATCGGCTCTGATGCAAACTGGTAGTAGCGTGAGCAAATATTGCTGGAGCTATTTAATGCCAGTTTTATGGGGAGAGCGATCGGTGCTGCTGGTAGCTCCGCGTTCGGTTTTACAATATTTATTAACAGAAGAAATTCCTCAGTTACAAGACTGGCTGGAAACTAGTAAACCAGTTAGAATTGGCGACCGCTGGGAAGCTGGCGATAGTTTGCTCTTGACTACCCCTGAAAGCTGGTTGAGCGATCGCCTCAAAGTGCAACACCGCTTTCCTGCAAATATTCCTACGATTATCGATCGCGCCGAAGATTTAGAGCAGTGGACGAGAAAGCTACTCACCATAAATCTCTCCATATCTGACTGGAATAGATTGATGGAATCTGCACCACAGTACGTCGAAACGATCCGCGACACCAAAGTCAAGTTGACTAAGGCAATCTTCAGCCGTCCGCAAAACCCCTATCAATGCTATTTGCTGTCGGGAATAGAGCCAGAACTCATCCAAAATTTGTGCGCCAAATTAGCTTCAGAAACTTTACTTACCCCAAAATTTAGCGATTTTTGGCAGCTATGGCAAGAGCGACCTAGTATCATTTGGTCATCTAGAGATAGAGAACGAGGAGTTTTCGAGCTTTATCTCGCCCCTGTAGAGGTAGCCACTTCTCTACAACCGATTTGGCAGCGTCAGCCAGTAGTGGTTACGGGTAGCTTTCTCGATCTCGATGCTTCAGCACCAATCTACCGTCACGAATTAGGGATCGAAGATATACTTTGTTTGAAATTCTCTCCCGACCGTCAATACGAACCAATTCAACTATACATCCCAGACCGTTTACCGATGCACAATACGCCTCAGTTTCAGCCAGCAGTACTCCAACAGGTAAAATTATTAGTAGGTTTGAGTAACAATATCGCTCGACCCGTAGTGATTTTAGTCGAAGACGTTCCGTTACAGGCTCAGGTAGGTTCGGTTTTAGCCTCAGAATTTGGTTCTCGCGTCCGAGTTGAAGATAGTAGAAATTTAAGCGATCGCGGTATTTTAGTCTGTGGCTGGTCTTTTTGGAAACTCCATCAAGATAAGCTACCCGTACCACAGCTATTGATCGTTGTTACTTTACCCCTTCCTTCTTTAGAAAATCCACTGGTTGCCAGCCGCGTTACCTACTATAAAAAACAGCGTCAAGACTGGTTTCGTTACTATCTTTTACCTAGTGCCTTGAGAAGGCTACAGCAAGCAATAGTTCCTCTGAGAGAAAGCCAAGGAGTAGTAGCTTTATTAGATAACCGCGTCAACTTTCGCAGCTATGGCAAAACCATCTTAGCGGCTTTAGAACCATGCGCTCGAATTAACTACATCGATCCGTCTTGGTTTGGCTATCTAGGCTCATAG
- a CDS encoding helix-turn-helix domain-containing protein, with protein sequence MLKVDYARWNQSKELLRTEALAAKHPRTRERLMALYEISEGKSATKVGEQTRRNPQTVMEWVHRYNQEGLKAVEYQRTGGRNPFFPKRCEKI encoded by the coding sequence ATGTTAAAAGTAGATTACGCTCGTTGGAATCAAAGCAAAGAGTTATTAAGAACAGAGGCATTGGCTGCCAAACATCCTCGAACAAGAGAGAGACTGATGGCATTGTATGAAATTAGTGAAGGGAAAAGTGCTACAAAGGTAGGGGAACAAACCCGAAGAAATCCCCAAACAGTAATGGAATGGGTGCATCGTTATAATCAAGAAGGTCTCAAAGCCGTCGAGTATCAAAGAACGGGAGGAAGAAACCCTTTTTTTCCGAAACGGTGCGAAAAGATTTAG